One Turneriella parva DSM 21527 genomic region harbors:
- a CDS encoding HepT-like ribonuclease domain-containing protein: MKSDFEYLGYILGEIDFLEKELKAITESAFLTSEIHKRATARSLEIIGEAVKTISPGLKSKYPEIPWRLIAGTRDKLIHGYFIVDYKIVWDAATNKLPALKPQLKEIRLKEKDIFQAG; encoded by the coding sequence TTGAAGTCTGATTTTGAATATTTGGGCTATATTCTTGGGGAAATAGATTTTCTTGAGAAGGAATTGAAGGCCATTACAGAAAGCGCGTTTCTAACCTCTGAGATACATAAGCGGGCTACCGCAAGGAGCTTGGAGATTATTGGAGAAGCAGTAAAAACGATTTCTCCAGGCCTGAAATCTAAATACCCTGAGATTCCCTGGAGACTGATTGCTGGCACCCGCGATAAATTGATACACGGTTACTTCATCGTAGACTATAAAATCGTATGGGATGCGGCCACGAATAAACTTCCTGCCTTAAAGCCACAATTGAAAGAGATTCGCCTGAAAGAAAAAGACATCTTTCAGGCGGGCTGA
- a CDS encoding DapH/DapD/GlmU-related protein produces the protein MGHLLYRFTGAKILASQKAVNRLKLIAQALALLPLAAIFVALLGVALMPGIAVFQWLGGIAEAWPIAGQYLFWGIGIAAGFFTYGFSLMVVIPLACFLMRAYARDYRGVYFSAEAGRWYFSNALLYLVRYSFLEFVTPSPFGNIFYLLMGMKIGDDVFINTTHISDPAMISIGNRVTIGGSAVIVAHYAQSGYLIVAPVNIGDDVVIGLRATIMGDVVVGDGARVLANSVVLPKTRIGAGEMWGGVPAVRINSETLGINPAGISQAADR, from the coding sequence ATGGGTCACCTGCTTTATCGCTTTACGGGGGCGAAAATTCTTGCTTCGCAGAAAGCGGTGAATCGCCTTAAACTTATCGCTCAAGCGCTCGCGCTCTTGCCTCTGGCCGCCATCTTCGTCGCTTTACTGGGTGTGGCGCTGATGCCCGGCATTGCCGTGTTTCAATGGCTAGGTGGCATCGCAGAGGCTTGGCCAATCGCCGGTCAATATTTATTCTGGGGTATCGGGATTGCCGCAGGCTTCTTTACGTATGGCTTCTCGCTGATGGTGGTTATCCCCCTTGCTTGTTTCTTGATGCGCGCTTATGCGCGTGATTATCGGGGCGTGTATTTTTCAGCCGAAGCCGGGCGCTGGTATTTTTCGAATGCGCTGCTCTATCTCGTGCGCTATTCATTTCTCGAGTTTGTGACGCCCTCGCCTTTCGGGAATATTTTTTACCTGCTGATGGGCATGAAAATCGGTGATGACGTCTTCATCAACACGACGCATATATCTGACCCGGCGATGATAAGCATCGGCAACCGTGTCACTATCGGCGGTTCAGCCGTGATTGTGGCGCATTACGCGCAGTCGGGTTATCTCATCGTCGCGCCTGTCAATATCGGCGATGACGTGGTCATCGGTCTCAGGGCGACGATCATGGGCGATGTTGTTGTGGGCGACGGTGCCCGCGTTCTGGCGAATTCTGTCGTCTTGCCGAAGACGCGCATCGGCGCGGGCGAAATGTGGGGGGGAGTTCCCGCTGTGCGGATAAATTCTGAGACTTTGGGTATTAACCCTGCCGGTATTTCTCAAGCAGCGGATCGATGA
- a CDS encoding nucleotidyltransferase family protein, giving the protein MQPVMDKADILNRLKDAKPEFARYGVQNIGLFGSFSRSAGRPDSDSDVDFVVRFKQNATDFYNFMNLAYYLEDKLNRKIDLLTFDSLPENFKKVVEKEIVYLEV; this is encoded by the coding sequence ATGCAGCCGGTAATGGATAAAGCTGACATACTTAACAGACTCAAAGATGCCAAACCAGAGTTTGCTCGTTATGGGGTGCAAAATATTGGCCTATTTGGCTCTTTTTCTCGCTCCGCGGGGCGGCCGGATAGTGATAGTGATGTTGATTTTGTCGTGAGATTCAAGCAAAACGCCACAGATTTCTATAATTTCATGAATTTGGCTTACTATCTTGAAGATAAATTAAACCGTAAGATTGACTTATTGACCTTCGACTCCCTTCCTGAGAATTTCAAAAAGGTAGTGGAAAAAGAGATAGTTTACCTTGAAGTCTGA
- a CDS encoding DUF6279 family lipoprotein, producing the protein MRRRLRLTLLFAFVLSVACCTRALGKVAYNNLLPQIILNRIDEYFDLNSTQEKYLKARLQVHHAWHRTTQLKLYGADLKDLRSRLAATLTEADLLWLTDRLTRHRNAIYARIIPDLVNVLQTLSDDQLNHFQKKLDKENRELDEKLARPLSVRQQEEFQAIVKQIEEWTGSLTKLQKDMLRTKYVSIADSAVDWLRYREDQQGVFVRLLRSKPDHQTLKADLEGRMIYQERNVPQRFKVRFQRTLTLLKEMALTADKTLTPDQRMHALAKMDEYIQLVEEISPR; encoded by the coding sequence ATGCGCCGAAGATTGCGGCTGACGCTGCTGTTTGCTTTTGTTCTCTCCGTTGCATGCTGCACCAGGGCCCTCGGCAAGGTTGCGTATAACAACCTTCTGCCGCAGATAATTCTCAATCGAATCGACGAATATTTCGACCTGAACTCCACTCAAGAGAAATATCTGAAAGCACGGCTTCAGGTACACCACGCCTGGCACCGTACAACCCAACTGAAACTTTACGGCGCCGATCTGAAAGATCTGCGCAGCCGTCTTGCTGCGACTCTGACCGAAGCCGATCTGCTCTGGCTCACTGACCGGTTGACCCGGCACCGCAATGCCATTTACGCCCGCATAATACCCGATTTGGTAAATGTATTGCAGACCCTCAGCGATGATCAGTTGAACCATTTTCAAAAGAAGCTCGATAAAGAAAACCGTGAACTCGATGAAAAGCTCGCCCGTCCGCTGAGCGTGCGCCAGCAAGAAGAGTTTCAGGCGATTGTGAAACAAATCGAAGAATGGACAGGGTCACTCACAAAATTGCAGAAAGACATGCTGCGCACAAAATACGTTTCGATAGCCGACAGCGCGGTCGACTGGCTGCGCTACCGCGAAGACCAGCAGGGGGTATTTGTCAGGCTATTGCGCTCAAAACCCGATCACCAGACGCTCAAGGCAGATTTAGAAGGCCGCATGATCTATCAGGAGCGCAATGTGCCGCAGAGATTTAAGGTACGTTTTCAGCGCACTTTGACTCTGCTGAAAGAAATGGCCCTTACCGCCGACAAGACGCTAACGCCCGACCAGCGCATGCATGCTCTGGCAAAAATGGACGAGTACATTCAACTGGTCGAAGAAATTTCCCCGCGGTGA
- a CDS encoding Ig-like domain-containing protein, with protein MRFATIVILSATHCAKLPTVNETFERALGNFRLGGAVVGLAGQGLTLSANGGSPLAITQNGSYQFDVALRDKSPYAITIAQQPQNPKQTCTLSNASGVLQSEAINNVDVNCVSAPFRVGGTVLGLIGGSVKIQLNASEELTLSANGTFQFTQTIADGTMYNVQVTQNPGSPAQTCSASKNKANVRSKDVTDVAIVCATQNFTIGGFVAGLTGSGLKLSLNGGPDLTAAAGFFTFPQVIADNSAFNVQITTQPTNPAQTCTVSNNQNILQGGNITNVQVQCGSQSYAVSGTVTGLVGQGFTLQINGGSELLVGANGAITFPAMADGSAYNVQVLSQPTLPTQVCGVVNNKGTIAGAAVTDVQVICSVQAYQISGYIAGLSGGTVTLVNNENNDEIMNVGNGFFNFARLIPDGSAYSVAVKNQPLSPLQFCSILNSTGAISGGSVGNIFGYCQLAYQVGGTVTGLAGQGLALQINGTEIKTIATNGSYNFTYGLPGAATYSVQVLNNPKGLSQTCVVTNGFGTMPSSAVSNVNISCTTDYFAVTGTVRGLAGNGLTLQNNGANDVVLNTTGADINFAFATQIDGSGYDITILNQPSSPPQNCIVSASGTSASGTVSGGNKTGLLIDCAPDAPGQPDLLAADDSGSSDSDNITNRTTALTFQGNAEANSTVTLMNGATQIATTTANGSGFWQVDVNLTEAVYNLTARATNAAGFTSADSPALLVTVDVTAPLVPTIPDLQDADDTGTSVLDDRTNVTTNLTFTGNGESGQLVQLLEGATILGSGLATGGTYTIDLALAAGIRNITARVMDAAGNISGASLPLSVTIDTTAPTVALSYNQSGNTTGPFAAGSLTVTATYSEAPNGTPNITVDQPGSSDVTTAMLPTANPLVFTYTYTVTADNGGAFQDGTATVSLSATTDTAGNSSQAPTNASFGIATAGPAITSAVLANSNAYIDVTFSSGVYTNSGPPSGAVHTGDFLLDFSANAGPASGATISSVKKPDNTVEASASALTGGETVVRFFLAITCSPPVPCNPSGAETINIRMFDANSIYDLSNNPAKASVATGAKFLFDKKVPTITAVTPNTVLKDSNVGSVSVSITFSEAMDTTFNPSQTLTVGATPYTITGSSWSVGNTVWTGSFAFTDLNATATGSYTISGFRDIASNVIATNTSYTINVDTQNPVFSAVAPANSASANTTAVSYTLSEALQAGTVTWTRTGGSTDGSSPHTQTLVPAELASGTFSGVLTNPPTLVSGAVYTITFNGSDANGNAAPTVTRTGFTFDTSKPTVSSVSVTALRDADVGSKSVSITFSEAMNTAVNPSPTITGLASAYTITGSAWSVGNTVWTGAFTFIDNNEAATGTYNISTFQDAQGNVMNADTARTVTVDTRNPAITGRTLHSQNNYIDVTFDQGVYTNSAGAGALIVSDLVLTFTQNGGGATAATIASVTKTTGSALTGGETTIRCNLSITGTATGVETITVRPAASQIFDSVGNAAPITTVTASINLNPGDILPPTITLVQTLDSNGNGRIDAYKITFSENIVDSSFPGFTANNNLGTVTTAWLVAGYTNVQLAHGTTAPTGQTDVLNDNVIYLKFSEFANGYDTGAKPDLTTTASPGVKDLANNTMAQLFTATVTESDTAAPIITAAEGTVGYNRVWLAFSEAVDNSAAIGCLTTITQTALSYNNIAAGGATAVSATPWDDENGCDALVRFNTNANLLTADANGSGDRVGAASATAIYDAAGNAMTTTQVSLTASAGVFTALYPTNGLNWMDYIRNNGTTVFNANSTACTGSETGGYYKCLHGGAMRVESLPTGNTDCTGVTAIDSLDAFNWVCDTSTNPVRMVSTALNETKNLSDLIDWGTCGGTDLSPCKWKQMTLRIFRNGNEIKVTPPRYWAANNIVRRVVSGIPVSLNTSGTIHVIMTNTDATFSISAKNALVVQSGSKVANTTNNPVVGGGSADFSWIEGEFEQQNTGNACFRVGGKFQVVRNASARGLNSPSFRIQTSADNVLLFNTAVGYSPSSENYLLDSPNYATLTKIRGANTTVKLFDTGGTGSVIHNALGIGAGSQGIAATSGINVTVLNSTVGMLTGAGFTGSATNGGGVLMNFLSAQTGSSGITQANTKFSHLNIAAAHAATSGVLVQNTAAHYWGGLLRFGSNTGKNCDTSATTATLAGLVDTTCANGGASDATFTSGITMAGTFVGRVTTNDAVNTSDTNGTAPFASGNNWLNFANDYRLWGKDGTAITDSTTRGSCTSGTCRIWDMRLTSTDTGAGGAAVAYNVNALPYGNQAYSHAWYSATAPTAQSSCDNYAAIGSTFVASGGACSYPGYKTNSACTGATGNWSAAKCVSTFIPNATEFIGDGVGNENGLCESNEVCLFTPNIGAYQGEETNPTVNCPAGTTYRWWGKTYCKENFIDGTVAGVTLLRFDTNGIDGSGNPVAWTPRMLPISMDSVRWWLDASQGAYSDAGATLASNGQTVQQWNDQSGGARHGSSATAGNRPTYVTGAINGRPVLRFDGTSDQLSFNGNFFLNTAYTLIVVAKITSNKADNWFLAGDTNDANAELRLGFLSTSSFQLGQGSNSLAVTESASGNADIYLGSLNTSTGRAIRKNGTLLTSDANTSTVYSYTNSRIGRRGAGFFFQGDIAEIIAFNKELSQTEREMVQCYLGKKYSIALSHSCP; from the coding sequence GTGAGGTTTGCCACCATTGTTATTCTTTCAGCGACCCACTGCGCCAAGCTGCCGACTGTCAACGAAACCTTCGAGCGTGCGCTCGGCAATTTTCGCCTCGGTGGTGCGGTAGTCGGCCTCGCCGGTCAAGGCCTGACGCTCAGCGCTAACGGCGGCAGTCCCCTTGCGATTACGCAAAATGGCAGCTACCAGTTCGATGTGGCGTTACGGGATAAATCCCCCTATGCCATCACGATTGCGCAACAGCCGCAAAACCCGAAGCAGACGTGTACGCTCTCGAATGCGAGTGGTGTGCTGCAGTCAGAAGCAATCAACAACGTCGACGTCAACTGCGTCAGCGCTCCGTTTCGGGTGGGCGGCACCGTGCTCGGGCTCATTGGCGGTTCGGTGAAAATTCAACTCAACGCCAGCGAAGAGTTGACGCTCAGCGCCAACGGCACGTTTCAATTCACGCAGACGATTGCCGACGGCACCATGTACAACGTGCAGGTGACGCAGAACCCAGGTTCGCCGGCGCAGACCTGCTCTGCGAGCAAGAACAAGGCGAACGTGCGCAGCAAAGACGTAACCGACGTCGCGATCGTCTGCGCGACGCAGAATTTCACTATTGGCGGTTTTGTCGCCGGACTCACCGGCTCGGGGCTCAAACTCTCGCTCAACGGCGGCCCTGACCTCACAGCCGCCGCAGGCTTCTTTACATTTCCGCAGGTGATCGCCGACAATTCGGCATTCAACGTGCAGATCACGACGCAGCCCACCAACCCCGCGCAGACCTGCACCGTGAGCAACAACCAGAATATTCTGCAGGGCGGTAACATAACCAACGTGCAGGTGCAGTGCGGCAGCCAGTCTTATGCGGTTTCGGGCACAGTGACGGGCCTCGTCGGGCAGGGGTTCACCTTGCAGATTAATGGCGGCTCAGAGCTGCTCGTCGGTGCCAATGGCGCGATTACTTTTCCCGCTATGGCCGATGGCTCGGCCTACAATGTGCAGGTGCTCTCGCAACCGACGTTGCCCACGCAGGTGTGCGGCGTCGTGAACAACAAGGGCACTATAGCCGGCGCTGCGGTCACCGATGTGCAGGTGATCTGTTCAGTACAGGCATACCAGATTTCGGGTTATATCGCCGGGCTTTCGGGCGGCACCGTGACACTCGTCAACAATGAGAACAACGACGAGATCATGAATGTCGGCAACGGCTTCTTCAACTTTGCCCGGCTGATACCCGACGGCAGCGCCTATTCGGTTGCCGTGAAAAACCAACCGCTGAGCCCGCTGCAGTTTTGTTCGATCTTGAACAGCACGGGTGCGATCAGCGGCGGCAGCGTCGGTAATATCTTCGGCTATTGCCAGCTTGCGTACCAGGTCGGTGGCACGGTGACGGGTCTTGCGGGGCAGGGGCTTGCGTTGCAGATCAATGGCACCGAAATCAAAACCATTGCCACGAACGGCAGCTATAACTTCACCTATGGCCTGCCCGGCGCCGCAACCTATTCGGTGCAGGTGCTGAACAACCCGAAGGGCCTCAGCCAAACCTGCGTCGTTACGAATGGTTTCGGTACGATGCCTTCTTCAGCGGTGAGCAATGTCAACATCAGCTGCACCACAGACTATTTTGCGGTAACGGGTACCGTGCGCGGTCTTGCTGGCAATGGCCTCACGCTGCAGAACAATGGTGCTAACGATGTCGTACTCAACACCACCGGCGCAGACATCAATTTTGCTTTTGCGACCCAGATCGATGGTTCGGGTTACGACATCACGATTCTGAATCAACCTTCGAGCCCGCCGCAGAATTGTATCGTTTCGGCTTCGGGCACTTCGGCCTCGGGTACTGTATCGGGTGGCAACAAAACAGGCCTCTTGATCGATTGCGCGCCCGATGCGCCAGGGCAACCTGATCTTCTGGCTGCAGACGACAGTGGTAGCAGCGACAGCGATAATATCACGAACCGAACGACGGCATTGACGTTTCAGGGTAATGCCGAAGCAAATTCAACGGTGACGCTGATGAATGGCGCTACACAAATCGCCACGACGACTGCGAACGGCTCAGGTTTCTGGCAGGTCGACGTTAACCTCACCGAAGCAGTCTATAACCTGACTGCACGAGCAACCAATGCCGCTGGCTTCACCTCTGCCGACAGCCCGGCACTTCTGGTGACAGTAGACGTGACAGCACCCCTCGTACCGACAATTCCCGATCTTCAAGATGCCGACGACACCGGAACATCTGTGCTAGACGACAGAACCAATGTTACAACAAACCTGACATTCACCGGCAACGGCGAATCGGGGCAATTAGTGCAATTGCTCGAAGGTGCGACCATACTGGGCTCGGGGCTTGCAACCGGCGGCACCTATACTATCGATCTGGCGCTCGCCGCTGGTATACGCAACATCACCGCGCGCGTCATGGATGCCGCCGGTAATATTAGCGGCGCTTCGCTGCCGCTCAGCGTCACGATCGACACAACGGCCCCCACTGTGGCGCTCAGCTACAACCAGAGCGGCAATACGACGGGCCCCTTTGCCGCGGGTAGTCTCACCGTCACCGCCACTTACAGCGAGGCGCCCAATGGAACGCCAAACATTACGGTTGATCAACCGGGATCTTCAGATGTTACCACGGCCATGCTCCCGACGGCAAACCCTCTCGTATTCACTTACACCTACACGGTGACGGCTGATAATGGTGGCGCCTTCCAGGACGGCACAGCCACCGTGAGCCTCAGTGCGACCACGGATACCGCGGGAAATTCGTCGCAGGCCCCCACGAACGCAAGCTTCGGTATTGCAACTGCAGGTCCCGCCATCACCTCGGCCGTGCTCGCGAACAGCAATGCATACATCGACGTAACATTCAGCTCGGGCGTATACACGAACAGTGGCCCGCCCTCGGGAGCCGTGCACACGGGGGATTTTCTATTGGATTTTTCAGCCAATGCCGGCCCCGCGAGCGGTGCAACCATCAGCTCGGTGAAAAAACCCGACAACACAGTAGAGGCATCGGCGTCTGCTCTCACGGGCGGTGAAACCGTTGTGCGCTTCTTTCTCGCAATTACGTGTAGTCCCCCGGTACCCTGCAATCCGTCAGGGGCTGAGACGATTAACATTCGAATGTTTGATGCCAACTCCATCTATGACCTATCGAACAACCCGGCAAAGGCATCCGTGGCAACCGGCGCAAAATTTCTGTTCGATAAGAAAGTGCCGACGATTACAGCGGTAACGCCCAATACGGTGCTCAAAGACAGTAATGTCGGTTCGGTAAGCGTCAGCATCACTTTCAGCGAGGCGATGGACACGACATTCAATCCGTCGCAGACATTGACCGTCGGCGCGACACCGTACACAATTACGGGTTCAAGCTGGAGCGTCGGCAACACGGTCTGGACAGGATCATTCGCTTTCACCGACCTCAATGCGACAGCGACGGGTAGCTATACAATCAGTGGCTTTCGCGATATTGCGAGCAATGTGATCGCTACCAACACAAGTTACACGATCAATGTTGATACGCAGAATCCCGTCTTTTCAGCGGTTGCGCCTGCGAATTCAGCGAGCGCCAATACGACTGCTGTCAGCTACACACTTTCAGAAGCCTTGCAGGCCGGCACCGTCACGTGGACCCGTACGGGCGGTAGTACAGACGGCTCCTCGCCGCACACCCAAACTCTAGTGCCCGCTGAGCTCGCGAGCGGCACGTTCAGCGGTGTTCTAACCAACCCGCCGACTCTAGTGAGCGGTGCGGTCTATACGATCACTTTCAACGGCAGCGATGCCAATGGCAATGCCGCACCGACCGTCACGCGCACTGGTTTCACCTTCGACACCTCGAAACCCACGGTGAGTTCGGTTTCGGTAACAGCCCTTCGAGACGCCGATGTCGGATCAAAAAGTGTCAGCATTACTTTCAGTGAAGCGATGAACACCGCTGTGAATCCCTCGCCGACAATTACCGGACTTGCATCTGCATACACCATCACCGGCTCAGCGTGGTCAGTCGGCAACACAGTTTGGACAGGTGCGTTTACCTTCATCGATAACAACGAAGCTGCAACGGGTACCTACAATATCAGCACCTTTCAAGATGCGCAGGGCAATGTCATGAATGCCGATACCGCGCGCACGGTTACTGTCGACACCCGAAACCCGGCGATTACCGGTAGAACATTGCATTCGCAAAATAACTATATCGACGTGACCTTTGACCAGGGTGTTTATACCAATAGTGCCGGCGCGGGTGCGCTCATCGTTTCTGACCTCGTGCTGACCTTTACGCAAAATGGCGGTGGGGCAACAGCGGCGACGATCGCTTCGGTCACGAAAACCACGGGCAGCGCTTTGACGGGGGGAGAAACAACGATACGCTGCAATCTTTCCATTACCGGCACCGCAACTGGCGTCGAGACCATCACCGTGAGGCCTGCGGCGTCGCAGATCTTTGACAGCGTCGGCAATGCCGCGCCGATCACGACGGTGACTGCTTCGATAAACCTGAACCCGGGAGATATATTGCCCCCGACCATCACTCTTGTCCAGACTCTCGATTCTAACGGCAATGGCCGCATAGACGCGTACAAAATAACGTTTAGCGAAAACATTGTCGATTCAAGTTTTCCCGGATTTACGGCCAACAACAACCTCGGCACGGTCACGACCGCGTGGCTCGTGGCAGGCTACACCAACGTGCAACTCGCCCACGGCACAACAGCGCCCACGGGTCAAACCGATGTGCTCAACGACAACGTCATCTACCTGAAATTTTCAGAATTCGCTAATGGATACGATACCGGCGCCAAGCCAGACCTGACGACGACCGCCTCGCCCGGCGTCAAAGACCTCGCGAATAATACCATGGCGCAGCTCTTCACGGCAACGGTTACCGAATCTGACACAGCAGCGCCGATTATCACAGCGGCCGAAGGCACAGTGGGATATAACCGCGTGTGGCTGGCATTTTCTGAAGCGGTGGATAACTCTGCGGCCATCGGCTGCCTCACAACCATTACGCAAACGGCCTTGTCTTATAACAATATCGCTGCGGGCGGGGCAACCGCGGTTAGTGCGACACCCTGGGACGATGAAAACGGCTGCGATGCGTTGGTGCGGTTCAACACCAATGCCAACCTGCTGACGGCCGATGCCAATGGTTCGGGCGACAGGGTCGGGGCGGCCTCAGCAACCGCAATCTACGACGCGGCCGGCAATGCGATGACGACAACGCAGGTATCGCTCACGGCGTCTGCCGGCGTCTTCACCGCGCTCTACCCCACCAACGGCCTCAACTGGATGGACTACATCAGAAACAACGGCACGACCGTGTTTAACGCGAATTCGACCGCCTGCACCGGCAGCGAAACCGGCGGCTATTACAAGTGTCTGCATGGCGGCGCAATGCGCGTTGAGTCTCTACCGACCGGCAACACAGACTGCACGGGTGTCACGGCGATCGATTCATTGGATGCGTTTAATTGGGTGTGCGATACATCCACCAACCCGGTGCGCATGGTATCGACGGCGCTCAATGAGACGAAGAACCTGAGCGACCTAATCGATTGGGGTACGTGTGGGGGCACCGATCTTTCACCGTGTAAATGGAAGCAGATGACGCTGCGCATCTTTCGCAATGGCAATGAAATCAAAGTAACGCCGCCTCGCTATTGGGCGGCGAACAATATCGTGAGGCGAGTGGTGAGCGGTATTCCTGTTTCACTCAACACCAGCGGTACCATTCACGTCATCATGACCAATACAGACGCTACCTTCAGTATCTCCGCAAAAAATGCCCTGGTCGTGCAATCAGGTAGCAAGGTCGCCAACACGACGAACAACCCCGTCGTTGGAGGCGGCAGCGCCGACTTCTCGTGGATTGAAGGCGAATTTGAGCAGCAGAACACGGGAAATGCCTGCTTTCGCGTCGGCGGTAAATTTCAGGTGGTGAGAAATGCCAGTGCACGCGGGCTCAATTCACCGTCTTTCAGAATTCAAACCAGCGCCGATAATGTTTTATTGTTTAACACGGCGGTGGGATACTCGCCGAGCTCTGAAAATTATCTATTGGATAGCCCAAATTACGCCACGCTTACCAAAATTCGCGGCGCGAACACGACCGTAAAACTTTTTGATACAGGGGGCACAGGATCGGTTATCCATAACGCGCTGGGTATTGGCGCAGGTAGCCAGGGCATAGCTGCCACGAGCGGCATCAATGTCACAGTGCTGAATTCAACAGTCGGTATGCTTACGGGTGCAGGCTTCACCGGCTCTGCGACAAATGGTGGCGGAGTATTGATGAATTTCTTGAGTGCGCAAACCGGTTCGTCGGGCATAACGCAGGCAAACACGAAATTTTCGCACCTGAATATAGCGGCGGCGCACGCGGCGACGAGCGGCGTTCTGGTGCAGAATACCGCCGCGCATTACTGGGGTGGTCTATTGCGCTTCGGCAGCAACACCGGTAAGAATTGTGACACCTCGGCAACGACAGCGACGCTTGCAGGCCTCGTTGACACAACTTGTGCCAATGGTGGTGCCTCCGATGCAACCTTCACATCGGGTATCACCATGGCCGGCACATTCGTTGGCAGGGTGACCACCAATGATGCGGTGAATACCTCAGATACGAACGGCACTGCGCCCTTTGCCTCGGGGAACAATTGGCTGAACTTTGCCAATGACTACCGCCTTTGGGGAAAAGACGGCACAGCTATCACCGATAGCACTACACGCGGATCTTGCACCAGTGGTACCTGCCGCATTTGGGATATGCGGCTGACCTCGACTGATACGGGAGCGGGCGGGGCGGCCGTCGCTTACAATGTCAACGCGCTGCCTTATGGCAATCAGGCATACTCACACGCCTGGTATTCAGCGACTGCCCCCACGGCACAAAGTTCGTGCGATAACTACGCGGCGATCGGTTCTACTTTCGTCGCTAGCGGGGGAGCGTGTTCGTACCCAGGTTATAAAACCAACAGTGCCTGCACGGGCGCCACCGGTAACTGGTCAGCAGCGAAGTGCGTTTCTACTTTCATACCTAATGCCACCGAGTTTATCGGCGACGGCGTCGGCAACGAGAACGGTCTTTGCGAATCGAATGAAGTCTGCCTGTTCACACCGAATATCGGCGCTTATCAGGGCGAAGAGACGAACCCAACGGTCAACTGCCCGGCAGGCACCACCTACCGCTGGTGGGGAAAAACTTATTGTAAAGAAAACTTCATCGACGGAACAGTCGCCGGAGTCACGTTGCTGCGCTTTGATACCAACGGAATCGATGGTTCGGGCAACCCTGTTGCCTGGACGCCACGAATGCTACCGATATCTATGGACAGCGTCAGATGGTGGCTCGATGCCTCTCAGGGCGCCTACAGCGATGCCGGCGCCACGCTCGCCTCGAACGGTCAGACAGTACAACAATGGAACGACCAGAGTGGTGGCGCCCGCCACGGATCATCGGCTACCGCTGGCAATCGGCCAACCTATGTCACCGGAGCGATCAACGGCCGACCCGTGTTGCGGTTTGACGGTACTTCAGACCAGCTGTCGTTTAACGGTAATTTTTTTCTAAACACAGCATACACATTGATTGTTGTCGCAAAAATCACCAGCAATAAGGCAGATAACTGGTTTCTTGCAGGTGATACCAACGACGCCAATGCAGAACTGCGGTTGGGCTTCTTGAGTACTTCTTCGTTTCAGCTGGGTCAGGGCAGCAATTCATTGGCCGTGACAGAATCGGCGAGCGGCAACGCCGACATTTATCTCGGTAGTCTCAACACATCAACGGGCCGGGCGATAAGAAAAAACGGAACCTTGCTCACCAGCGATGCCAACACCAGTACGGTCTATTCATACACGAATTCACGCATAGGCAGAAGAGGCGCGGGATTTTTCTTTCAGGGCGATATTGCCGAAATTATCGCGTTTAACAAAGAGCTGAGCCAGACTGAACGCGAGATGGTGCAGTGTTACCTCGGCAAAAAGTACAGTATTGCGCTGAGCCACAGCTGCCCATGA
- a CDS encoding DUF2750 domain-containing protein, with translation MSQAASQAAAFYKDVTKNREIWTIRDEDGYPAPMTSSKKRSQPFWSSESRAKKIIQNVAAYHGFKTVKIEYHKFINDWLPGLDKYGLLAGLNWSGPRAVGYDIEPKQLKQNLENYKAEET, from the coding sequence ATGAGTCAAGCCGCATCACAAGCCGCCGCATTCTATAAAGATGTCACAAAAAATAGAGAAATCTGGACAATTCGTGACGAAGACGGGTACCCTGCACCAATGACCAGTAGCAAGAAGAGATCACAGCCTTTTTGGTCTTCTGAATCGCGAGCAAAGAAAATCATACAGAATGTCGCCGCATATCATGGTTTTAAAACGGTCAAAATCGAGTATCATAAATTTATCAATGATTGGCTACCGGGTTTAGATAAATATGGGCTATTAGCCGGCTTGAATTGGTCTGGACCACGAGCCGTCGGCTATGACATTGAACCGAAGCAGTTAAAGCAAAACCTCGAGAATTACAAAGCCGAAGAAACATAG